TCCATTCCAGCTTACTTTGTGAGGCAGGGGCAGTACCTAGTTTAAGAAAAACCGAGAGGGAGGCTGAGGGTGGAAAAGCAGGAACAGGAGGGACTTACTCTGTGAAGACTccatcactagggtgaccagatagcaagtgtgaaaaattgggacgggttggggggtaataggtgcctatataagaaaaagccccaaatattgcgactgtccttataaaatcaggacatctggtcaccctacccatcaCAAACCTTTCCTTCATCACAGaccagccctcctcctcctctgagggCTATTTACTCCAGGATGATTCCCTTCACAGAAACAACAGTCTCAACTAAAacttctccctttctcccacccagATGAACAAACTGTACCAGAGCACACATTCAAGCCTATTTTTCAGGCAGCTGTCCAGCATATCCTTGTCCTATTTCTCCATCTTCTTGACCACTTTCCAGAGATGTTTTCCTGTCCCCAGGCAGACCTCTACTCTTGCTCCTGTCTGACATCACCTTCTTTGGCATGATTTCTCTTATCTTTCactctttgttgctttcctgCAAGAAGGCATACCCCATAAGGATCCACTAGTAGAAGAACTGAAGTGTTACAAATGCCTGAgctggtgggagcagaaacagtaAAGGATTCTGAGAACAATGAGACTGAAAAGAAAGAatgaacaaaaaaacagaaagaatgaATGAACTGTTCCCTTTAGGAAAGAGATCAAAGTTAAAGATAGAGATTGTAGATTTCATAAACACTTCTGGTAACGGGTGGGAAAGGCAATGAATAGAAAATTAGTTAAAAAAAGAATCCAGACACTGTAGGGCTTAAATCATAAAAAACAACTTCTTATGAATTTTAGAAGGGACAACAGAACCCTGTGGAGTTCTGTAGAGTTTCTGTCCCTTCTTTTGTCTGTTATATCTTGAAAAGTTAGAGGATGCATGTGTGGGGTAGATTCCATGTCAGTCtatccctctcagtcttctgttcgCCTTCATCTGATTTTAGAAAATATGGATAGCCATACTATGTCAGACCCAGTCATTTTAATATAGGACATCCCTGCATATAAATACATCTCAGGAGATATCCAAAACTTTCAGATAAAAAGGTATTTGAATGGTAAGGAAGCTGACCAGCTGCCTTAGGTAACTAAGGTTGCACTCTGGACCTTTATCCCTTGAAAGTCAGTTTTAAAAGGGCCATACTCTGGGTTACAAACCGGAGCAGCAGGGGAGTTTTCTGGGCACACACTAAGCCTGGGGAACATAACCAAGTTTAGATTAACCAGAGCTGGCTTGTACAAGGTTATACATTGTACCAGATGCcattgtaagaaaaaaaaaagatcaaaactatttatcaccttattaaaCTCAACCGTCTTCacagcttgttttatttttaaataaatttacagaaaaaaattaaataaggaaaCCTCACTAAATCCTGCAAGCCACATGGTGATGGGAAGGGTCcaaaagtttttagaaggtgGCATTAGAAAtgcttttttaatttgtaaggacAGCAAAAAACTTCTGAATTCATCTGGATAGTCAAAAATATTCAGTAATTCAATAATCAAAATGTGAAGACTTATTGTTACATACACCTGCCCGAATAACTGTCACATCAGAACATGACAAGTATGTCCAGGCTCACTTGCTACTGCACATTAGTTGGATATTTCTTGTTTCTGGTACAGCAATTAAAAGCGAAATGGTTATAATTAGGTTTTAAAATTAATAGTCCATTAAGGTGACTGGAAGAAGTTCTCACTTCTCAAATGTTATTGCTTTTGTTATTTGGCAGCAAAGCCAATAAGACACCATAGATTAGTTTACATCTTTGAGACTCTGTCTGAAACCCaaaaggctagaaacttaatGATCtaggctttttttccctttaaataaaaaggattctttaaaaatcagcaaaaaatcCTTCACTGGGTAGGCTACATAGCTTGGATAAAATAAGACTCTCCCTTCAACTCAACCcttaataaaacaatttttttgaagattaaataaaaagaatgtCTGATTAATTCTCATATCCCTCCTTTTGCACACTTTCATTTCTGTACACTTCTAGACTTCCTAGTCCTGGACAAGACCAGACATGGAATTGCTGAAATACAGTGAACAATAAAGATGGTTTTGTATGATACTTCCTGACCAAACGTCTGCAAGAATTATCAGAAATCTTGTGAGAATTTCTGGTTTCTGTCAGATTTTTCCAGACAAATTCTGCAGACCCGAAAGTTTTGGTGAGTCTCAAAAAGCATCAGACTTGAAGGCCATCCAAATTGTACCTAGCCTTTAAACCTTTTCAAATACATTATCACTACCTGAAATCCTCAGAACTTGTGGATTTCTGTTGTCCCAAGTTATCAGAAAGACTCTCACATAACTGAAACATATTTTGAACACTATTTGTGAGGTGAAACTGGGAAGATGTTCCCATGCCTAGTACAACTCAAACTCTCatgtaaataataattttatcTTTAAGAAAGCAGTCTGCATTTTAAGTTTATGAATCATATATTTCACTTTTATGGCTTGCTTTCAATAAGCTAAATCAAAGTATCCTATATAGTTCTTGAAATACTTTCAAACTGTGCCCTGTCTTTAAATGTTCAGTTCTCATAAATACTTTACACATGTCATCATGATGGCCTTTTTCTCCTAATATATGTTCACTGAACTAACTTCTTTATTATTAGCATAATCTATCAAGTTAACTGTTTCCTGATGAAATTTAACATTCCAAATAACATTCCAAATCCTAAACTAGCCATTTCTCTTTTTGCACACTGAATACAAAATGGGTTTACTTAGCACATGACTGACATTTTATAACTCACTTGAGAAAACACATAGACTGAGCTAAATTCTGCACTAACAAATCCTCTGCAATCCCATCAACTTTAAGGACACAATGTGCGGTATATGCCAGCACAGGATTTCACTTACTGAGACCCTGATCCTGCTGGACCCTTATGTCCAGCTCCACGGAGGCTAACAGGTCTCCACCACAAGGGTGGACCGACTGGCAAGACAGTGGCCTTAATTTAGTTTTAGGTGTTTGATTTTAATTGATCTCATCTCACTGGTGAAACAAATTTTCTAGTTTTCTAGTACCCTAAATAGTCTACTCTATTTACCTTTTTTTCTAATTTATGTTCACATCTTCTATTTAGTGGATCTCAGAACTGATATGCTGGAGCTAGACTCTCCAGAAAAAGTAAGGTTTGGCTTCCTAACCTCCTTCGCActaaattgcttttattttatattatacccTGTATCCGTTGCAAACCCCAGCAATTTCCACAGAACAAGGTAcaggaaatgtgtgtgaaatGTTTAGCTGAGTTCaatttccttcctctctctctctgtgctgaaTTTTTACTCCCtaatgaaaaatattaaacaaaacaaacaaacaaacaagctcaAGTAATGAATCGCTCTCACCATCACAACACGAACCCAATGCTGTGAACCTATAAGGGATATTTCATTGTGTAACAATATATTCATCGTCATGAATGAGAGCTTGTTTTCCAGAGTATGGAATAACTGTGTTATCCTACCAAAGACCACCTTGACCAATTCCAtttgtattacatttttttttaggaattaaaaaaaaatattttaaaaaaggccaAAGAGGTTTCGGACCAGCGGCTTCTGTTTAAGGCCAACTGTTTCAGTACTGATGCAGCATAACTACAGTGTGATGTCATCTGAAGGCCCAGCAGAACATATACTTAAAAATATGTAGGGATCTAGTGTCCTCTTTCTGCATGTACATTGCCCCATCAGAGTGAAGGGAGCTACTCATAgccagagaagaaaataaagctGGACTGGACGGTTATATTAGGAAAATAAGATACAGGTTCCCCCATGGAAAGAGAGAACCATTTCGCTaatgttaacatttaattttttttcttataattgTTTATAAAGCAGAATGAATATCCATTAATGATTCGTATTCATTTGTACTTAAGCCTACAGAGATGGGGATTATTTTTGTATCCTATTCCTATGGTTCTTTCCCTCCATCCATTTCTGTTTCTATGtatcggtgtgtgtgtgtgaagatatTTTTGTTGTATAtaattattatatatttaataGAAGCTTTCCTTGATTGGAAAACTGTAGGGAGAAAAAGCTGAATGTATAAAAGCTGCAGCTTATATACAAAAGTGTatatacaacacacacacacacacacagagaaagaatGACATTATCTAGCCGATCACATAAGACAGTGACATAGTATACACTATTCTGAATGTCAAACAATGAAAACCTAAAGTGATAACACTCCCTCAATGCCAAGGGGGCATGACTGTCACTAGTCAttactgtgtctctctctctatttcttcATCTACCTAAAACTGGATTTTCTTATGTAATTCGACACACTTAATAATGTAGAAAATCAATTAATATTTACTGACCTGTCTCTGCTTCTCCGTGATGGGAAGGCAGCGTTACAGCCAGCCACTGTGCAGACATGCATCTCTTTTAAATGAACATTCCTGTAGTGAAGCTTCACACTATAGGAGCTTTTGAAACTCTTCTTGCAGACATAGCAGATCTTGGGATCTGGGCTGGAACACAGGTCCCCTTCTGGGGAGAACTTTTGAGGACTGTTGTAGTTGAATGTTGAACTGAAACTTTCATGAAGGGCAGCCATACTGGCACTGCCCCCATTATACAGTCCATATTGGCTCATGTAAAACATATCATAGGTAGGATCTGTAAACTCTTCCTTCACCTTAATAATATCCCGGTGAGAAGATTCATTGTGATTTTCACCTGCCATCTCACTGTTCATCATAGACTGTTCATTAGATTCATGGATGTGTTCATCACCTTCCATGGACTCCTCGCACAATTTTGGCTCTGAGGTTTCTGACTCATTTTCATAGTCTCTCTCGTGCTCTTGGTCTTCTGAGGTCATGCTGTCTGCCCTTCTTATCTCTGTCCTAGAAATGCATCTGCTTCTACCATTTTTAGAAAAGTCTTTCACAGACAATCCTGGGCTCATTTCCTCCTGCGAATGGCAGTGATTGTCATGACCAATATCATTAGCCATTGTGCTGTTGTCATTAGCCTCATCATCTTCATCGTCAAACTCATCAGCAGTATCAATAACTTCCTTTTCTATTTTAACTGGCATGCTTGACTTCCTTGGTTTCTTCTTAGGGGCAAGGTCAGCATTAGGCTCATGGGTAGGCATCACCATCACAGGTAACGATGACTctgaaggaagaggaggatgctGCTCCACTGAACCACCTGTTGGTATGATGGGACTGGTAGGTAATGAGGTTGGAGGGCTCACCATCTCTCCAGGAGTAAGTAAACTTCTGTAAAAAGGAGGAACAGGCTGGACAGTCTTTAAAGCTGGAAAAACCAGCTGGCTAGAAAGAGGGTTCTGTAGTACAGGGTCTAGAGGGGGAGTAGTAAAACCCATTGGAGGCCGACCAGGGCTTGTTAAGGTAAGACTGGATTTTGTACTTGCTATGACAGGGGTGGCAGCTCCTGATGTAGCACGGATTAGATCTTTGTCTCGGTTGTTCCTTAGCATAGGCATATGAAGGCGGGGGTTAGGGTTAGCACTGTGACGATTGCGACTTCTAAGAGAGCTGAAGACCATGTTGCAGCCTTCAATCGTGCACCGGTGTTTGATTTTCAGATGAACTGCATTGTAGTGGATTTTGAGAGTACCTTTGTCATAGAAAGTTTTACCACATGCATTGCAGAACACTCTCCCTTTTCTTGACGCTGATCCCATTCTTCTGATTCTGTGAATCCTGAATGAGCTTTTCGTGTGCTCAGTTTTGGACAAATCATTGATGGGTGTAGATGTTTGAACGGGAGATGCACAGGCTGGCTCAGTTTTGGGTTCCACATTTGTGATGCTGGTCAAAGCATTTCTGCTGGATGTCTGCTCATTCTTGAAAGGAGTGGGGGAAACTTCAGATTCACTGCTTTCATTATATTCATTTTGGGTAGAAAGGCTTGGTTCACGCAGCCTCAGAGCCGGCTGTTCCAGCAGGAGGCCATTTGGAGGCAGCCCCAGCAATGGAGCAGAGACAGGATTTATGTACTGGAATGGAAGCAGAAATGCAAGGCTGTTCGGGATGTTTTCAAAGTGATGAATGCTGGAAGGGTTGCTGTTCTCCAGGTGAGCAAGGAGACTTGGGCTCCTTGTGCGATTATTGCTTTCAATAAAAGTCCTTATATCTGAATCTGTCTTTGAAGATGGCACAGCCACAGCCTGCCCTTCCTTTTCTTGAATTGCCATCAGCTCCACGATGGACTTGGTTTCTCCAAATCTCAGAAACTGCTGAAGGGTAATAATCTCTTCTTCCCTGGACATGATGGCCCAGCGGTCCAGCACCTTGCCTGCAGCATCCTAGAGGCCATATCAAAGAAACAACAAagacaaacacaaagaaaaaaaacttattgATTCTGCATAATTATTAAATTCGATAGAAAGTGCTCTGCTGCCTGTACATGAAACACGAAGCTCAGAAAAACAGCATGCAAACAGTGTTAATATAAGTCGATCCACAAAGCAAACTTTTCTGCCATGCAAATGTAGTAATTAGAGTCACAGTTAGAGAAACAGACTGAGTTTAATAATgtcaaagcaaacaaaatgtagaCTACTGGGGCTCTGTGATCTAAAATGCCTTCAATACTGCTATTATAACAACATGATCTATGTACTATGCAACTGTTTCGCATACATTAGTTTAAGACGTGAATTCTTGCTGTGCAGCTTGCTGTAAATACAGAAAACTGTACCTTAATCCACAAAATGGTGACACTAtaggaaaaaatgaaataaacgCATTTGATAGAATTACCTCTTAAATGTAAGTAGACATAAGACTGAATTCAATTAGGAGCAATCTTGTAAAATGCATTCTCAAAGAATTTGAACCAAGACAATTAAAAAGTAGCATAAAAATATTGACAATGTACATTTTTCCACAAGAGCAATATATAAAATTGCATTTATTGCCAACACACATCAAAAGGCTGAAACgggtgggaggaaaggaaacACTGCTTTTGAGTGTTACTGAACTGTTACTGGCAATTGATTGCAAACTTCTAACCTGGATTTGATTTACACTTAAAATATAACTTTTATACAGTCTTGTTATAAATGAcagttacaaatatttaaaaagtaaacatttgaTGGATGTGGATAACATAAATGTCTAAAAATGTTGTTTCTTCACATTGCTTTCTGATAGCAAGGGAAAAGTCCAGAGAGAATACACATCAGTAATCAGTACACTATCTGTTgttaaatatacattaaaaagCATTTCACACTTTCATTTTTGCTAGTAAGTATAAGATTTGCCTGAAGGTAGAACTTAAAAATTCTGCACTGTAATGTCAGGCAATCCATTCCAGCatgtattgataaaaatgtattaaaatacttacataatgaatacattttattaatctctctc
This genomic interval from Gopherus evgoodei ecotype Sinaloan lineage chromosome 6, rGopEvg1_v1.p, whole genome shotgun sequence contains the following:
- the BNC2 gene encoding zinc finger protein basonuclin-2, with protein sequence MQFGTRTATTESGFMGTWQNADTNLLFRMSQQAIRCTLVNCTCECFQPGKINLRTCDHCKHGWVAHALDKLSTQHLYHPTQVEIVQSNVVFDISSLMLYGTQAVPVRLKILLDRLFSVLKQEEVLHILHGLGWTLRDYVRGYILQDAAGKVLDRWAIMSREEEIITLQQFLRFGETKSIVELMAIQEKEGQAVAVPSSKTDSDIRTFIESNNRTRSPSLLAHLENSNPSSIHHFENIPNSLAFLLPFQYINPVSAPLLGLPPNGLLLEQPALRLREPSLSTQNEYNESSESEVSPTPFKNEQTSSRNALTSITNVEPKTEPACASPVQTSTPINDLSKTEHTKSSFRIHRIRRMGSASRKGRVFCNACGKTFYDKGTLKIHYNAVHLKIKHRCTIEGCNMVFSSLRSRNRHSANPNPRLHMPMLRNNRDKDLIRATSGAATPVIASTKSSLTLTSPGRPPMGFTTPPLDPVLQNPLSSQLVFPALKTVQPVPPFYRSLLTPGEMVSPPTSLPTSPIIPTGGSVEQHPPLPSESSLPVMVMPTHEPNADLAPKKKPRKSSMPVKIEKEVIDTADEFDDEDDEANDNSTMANDIGHDNHCHSQEEMSPGLSVKDFSKNGRSRCISRTEIRRADSMTSEDQEHERDYENESETSEPKLCEESMEGDEHIHESNEQSMMNSEMAGENHNESSHRDIIKVKEEFTDPTYDMFYMSQYGLYNGGSASMAALHESFSSTFNYNSPQKFSPEGDLCSSPDPKICYVCKKSFKSSYSVKLHYRNVHLKEMHVCTVAGCNAAFPSRRSRDRHSANINLHRKLLTKELDDMGLDTSQSSLSKDLRDEFLVKIYGTQHQMGLDIREDTSSPAGTEDSHMNGYGRGMSEDYMVLDLSTTSSIQSSSSVHSSRESDAGSDEGILLDDVDGASDSGESAHKMDTPATGVGMGSDLQGSLIFNNVPMSNGGIMCNICHKMYSNKGTLRVHYKTVHLREMHKCKVPGCNMMFSSVRSRNRHSQNPNLHKNIPFTSVD